A genomic window from Microvirga sp. TS319 includes:
- the sugE gene encoding quaternary ammonium compound efflux SMR transporter SugE: MAWVYLTLAGLFEIGWAIGLKYSEGFTRLVPSVLTAVSMTASVLLLGIALKTLPVGTGYAVWTGIGTVGTALLGIILLGEPATAIRLGCIGLIVLGILGLKFAAP; the protein is encoded by the coding sequence ATGGCGTGGGTTTATCTGACACTGGCAGGCCTTTTCGAGATAGGTTGGGCCATTGGGCTCAAATATTCCGAGGGCTTCACGCGCCTCGTGCCGTCCGTCCTGACCGCCGTCAGCATGACGGCGAGCGTCCTGCTTCTCGGGATCGCCCTCAAGACCCTCCCCGTGGGAACCGGCTATGCCGTCTGGACCGGGATCGGCACGGTCGGCACGGCCCTGCTCGGCATCATTCTCCTGGGCGAGCCCGCCACGGCCATCCGCCTTGGATGCATCGGTCTGATCGTGCTCGGCATCCTCGGCCTCAAGTTCGCGGCTCCGTGA
- a CDS encoding sensor domain-containing diguanylate cyclase, with protein MLFPPRDAHSSTRGLKVFVAVICLAIVGLEGWRDWTERQEEFVRIESEMQNLARSLAQHAEDTFDLADAILVDVVDRLERQGTDANSMIGMQEFFSERIQTLQALKALTVYSENGFVLGSSLPGHKRVNVTNTVFFQHHAASPGRKWFFGPLIRDPLGGDWILTMSRRLNKPDGTFGGVVQVSIPPRYFGNFFGRMDLGSQGAIVMFSTTDGKILSRYPYFEKAIGIKTETSEWLTGSPSGSRFYTSPIDKVPRLAGYQRNHVYPIVVLSAVSQQEALRNWTVELQLRLLGVAVLIGIICLLGWRLARELSRREQVEAELAILAATDGLTGLANRRTFDSRLEIEWLRAARDGIPLSLLLIDVDQFKAYNDLYGHQQGDACLRKVTAVIAGGVRQAGDFVARYGGEEIVVLLPDTNEEDALRVAEKIRAGVEALALHHEANAPTYTLTISIGSVTQRPATDRPHAGPAGLIDMADKALYQAKQSGRNRVSVAKAA; from the coding sequence ATGCTTTTCCCCCCTCGCGACGCGCATTCCTCGACCCGTGGCCTCAAGGTTTTCGTGGCGGTGATCTGCCTCGCCATCGTCGGACTGGAGGGCTGGAGGGACTGGACGGAGCGTCAGGAGGAATTCGTCCGGATCGAGAGCGAGATGCAGAACCTCGCCAGGTCCCTGGCCCAGCACGCCGAGGACACCTTCGACCTGGCCGATGCCATCCTGGTGGATGTCGTCGACCGCCTCGAACGTCAGGGGACGGACGCGAATAGCATGATCGGCATGCAGGAATTCTTCTCCGAGCGCATCCAGACCTTGCAGGCCCTGAAGGCTCTCACGGTCTATAGCGAGAACGGCTTCGTCCTGGGCAGTTCACTCCCGGGCCATAAGCGCGTGAACGTCACGAATACGGTGTTCTTTCAGCATCACGCCGCCTCGCCGGGCAGGAAGTGGTTCTTCGGGCCGCTCATTCGAGATCCGCTTGGCGGCGATTGGATCCTGACCATGTCGCGGCGCCTCAACAAGCCCGACGGCACCTTCGGCGGTGTCGTCCAGGTCAGCATCCCACCCCGCTACTTCGGGAATTTCTTCGGCCGCATGGATCTCGGCTCCCAGGGGGCCATCGTCATGTTCAGCACGACGGACGGGAAAATTCTTTCGCGTTATCCCTATTTCGAGAAGGCGATCGGCATCAAAACGGAAACGTCCGAATGGCTGACAGGGAGTCCGTCCGGCTCCCGCTTTTACACCTCCCCAATCGATAAGGTTCCGCGTCTTGCGGGATACCAGCGCAATCACGTCTATCCGATTGTGGTGCTCTCGGCCGTCAGTCAGCAGGAGGCCCTGAGGAATTGGACGGTGGAGCTTCAGCTTCGACTGCTCGGAGTGGCTGTTCTGATCGGCATCATCTGCCTGCTGGGCTGGCGGCTCGCGCGCGAGCTGAGCCGCCGTGAGCAGGTGGAAGCCGAGCTCGCCATTCTGGCCGCGACGGACGGCCTTACGGGCCTCGCCAATCGCCGGACCTTCGACAGCCGCCTGGAGATCGAATGGCTGCGCGCCGCGCGGGACGGCATCCCGCTCTCGCTTCTCCTGATCGATGTCGATCAGTTCAAGGCCTATAACGACCTCTACGGCCATCAGCAGGGCGACGCATGCCTGCGCAAGGTGACGGCAGTGATCGCTGGCGGCGTCAGACAGGCCGGCGATTTCGTCGCCAGATACGGCGGCGAGGAGATTGTCGTCCTGCTGCCGGACACGAACGAGGAGGACGCCCTACGGGTCGCGGAGAAGATCCGTGCGGGCGTCGAGGCGTTGGCCCTGCATCACGAGGCCAATGCCCCGACCTATACCCTGACGATCAGCATCGGCAGCGTCACGCAACGGCCTGCCACGGATCGCCCGCATGCCGGGCCGGCAGGCCTCATCGACATGGCCGACAAGGCGCTCTACCAGGCCAAGCAGAGCGGCCGCAACCGCGTTTCCGTCGCGAAGGCCGCATAG